A single window of Gadus morhua chromosome 22, gadMor3.0, whole genome shotgun sequence DNA harbors:
- the slc52a3-2a gene encoding riboflavin transporter 2 → MSLFTHILACLLGMGSWVSINGLWVELPLLVPQIPEGWYLPSYLSVLIQMANVGPLFVTLMHRFQPGKLNETAVIYFIIGLGTAASLLLALFWKETTVVAGAPRSVALLVLTFFLSTVDCTSSVTFLPFMMRLKPQYLTTYYIGEGLSGLLPALVALVQGVGVVDCVNVTAAAWAPNQTAAAAATELEARYQPANFSPEVFFYFLSAMMLVCLVAFLLLNHHPAVAREHRNGDYTNGVKATHGRSQASEKGAVRTDPFRVVNAEPRSGFGTGAYSTREVLYIFGILAWVNALTNVVVPSVQSYSCLPYGNKAYHLSATMAAVANPLACFIAVFIPIRSLLSMGVLTCLGTGVAAYIVSMAALSPCPLLVHDTSGVVLIVCAWIVFVLTLSYVKVIIGVILRDEGHSALVWCGAVVQLGSLLGAVTMFPLVSVYSLFSSGDPCNSKCP, encoded by the exons ATGTCCCTGTTCACCCACATACTGGCCTGCCTGCTGGGCATGGGCTCCTGGGTGTCCATCAACGGTCTGTGGGTGGAGCTGCCCCTGCTGGTGCCCCAGATCCCCGAGGGTTGGTACCTGCCCTCTTACCTGTCGGTGCTCATCCAGATGGCCAACGTGGGGCCCCTCTTCGTCACCCTCATGCACCGCTTCCAGCCGGGGAAGCTTAACGAGACGGCCGTCATCTACTTCATCATCGGCCTGGGCACCGCGGCCTCCCTCCTGCTGGCCCTCTTCTGGAAGGAGACCACGGTGGTGGCGGGCGCCCCGCGCAGCGTGGCTCTGCTGGTGCTCACCTTCTTCCTGTCCACCGTGGACTgcacctcctccgtcaccttccTGCCCTTCATGATGCGCCTCAAGCCGCAGTACCTCACCACGTACTACATCGGTGAGGGCCTGAGCGGCTTGCTGCCGGCACTGGTGGCCCTGGTGCAGGGGGTCGGGGTTGTGGACTGCGTCAACGTCACCGCCGCCGCGTGGGCGCCCAACCaaaccgccgccgccgccgccaccgagCTGGAGGCCCGGTATCAGCCGGCCAACTTCTCGCCGGAGGTTTTCTTCTACTTCCTGAGCGCCATGATGCTGGTGTGCCTGGTGGCGTTCCTGCTCCTCAACCACCACCCGGCCGTGGCCCGGGAACACCGCAACGGCGACTACACAAATGGCGTCAAGGCCACCCACGGCCGGTCACAGGCTTCCGAGAAGGGCGCCGTGAGGACGGATCCGTTCAGAGTGGTCAACGCTGAGCCCAGGAGCGGCTTCGGCACGGGGGCCTACAGCACGAGGGAGGTGCTATATATCTTTGGCATCCTTGCGTGGGTCAACGCCCTGACCAACGTGGTGGTGCCGTCCGTGCAGTCCTACTCGTGCCTGCCCTACGGGAACAAAGCCTACCACCTGTCCGCCACCATGGCCGCCGTGGCCAACCCGCTGGCCTGCTTCATTGCCGTTTTCATCCCGATAAG GTCGCTGCTGTCGATGGGAGTGCTTACGTGTTTGGGCACCGGTGTTGCAGCGTACATCGTGAGCATGGCTGCACTGAGTCCCTGTCCACTGCTGGTCCACGACACCTCGGGAGTGGTCCTCATC GTGTGTGCCTGGATTGTTTTTGTTCTCACTCTGTCCTATGTAAAAGTGATCATTGGGGTGATCCTGCGCGACGAAGGACACAGCGCCCTCGTGTGGTGCGGCGCTGTAGTGCAGTTGGGTTCCTTGTTAGGGGCCGTCACAATGTTTCCTTTAGTCAGCGTGTATAGCTTATTTTCTTCTGGGGACCCATGCAATTCAAAATGCCCGTGA